Below is a genomic region from Eupeodes corollae chromosome 1, idEupCoro1.1, whole genome shotgun sequence.
AACATTAATGATTCTTCTATAGAATACACCCAGTCTTGTTCATTTTAATCAATGTTTCCATTTACcccataattaaaaattaattcagttTAAAGGcttatgaaaagtgtttttatagTTGGAAAACTGTGAAAAAcgtaatgaaaacaatatttgtacatttataaaagttaaacttGTTTATTTGGAGATCAATTAAGTGTATTTTACAAAGAATGGTTAGTTTTCTTTTACACtaacacttttttcaaatttatagtgAACTCTGCTTCCCATCATAACCATAGTTGGATTTGGGAGAGAAccaataatttctttaatatgaattgtttttttttcggatgGAACCAATGCAAAGGTTTTTCGGGTGGTGTCCAAGCTTTTAAGAAgagttatttcaattttatcaattttctgACATGTTTCGATTACGCACACATATTTGAATATAGATGTAAGTCTGCTTCCACCTTTGAACTGGGTCAAAGCAAATTGGCCTTTTTTAATGGTAGAATGATCCACAGggtttaagttttcaatttcgTCATCTTCTTCGAATTCTTCGTTCCATGGACTATCTTCATCataaacgatatttttttcCCCATCGCAGTCATCTGAACTCCAACTTGAGGATCGCCTTTTCTCAATGGGTTGACTGATTTGGCAAACTTCTTTTCTCTTAGGCTtaggaagtttttttgtttgttttttttcttcggcGTCTCTCAGTCGTTTAAGTACTTCTTCTGTTGTCAAAACTTCCCCGTATGTCATTTGTTTCAGTCTTGGTGTTGGCTTTTTCGGTTCgcttagaaaaatgtttgatgttGAAGGACTtgctttacaaaataaatcgGTGATCGTATCTattgtagagaaaaaaaaaaactaccgacATAAATAAAACGTATATAGGTAACTAATTAACAAATCTGGCCAAATCTACCTACAtaggtaaatacaaaaatgtcgtTATTAGTCTTACGAATCGTACcttgtatattttgttgttcttctcTATGGGATGCATCAAGTTCAATAGGGTTTGTAACCATGTTCTGTTCAAATTCTAGAGGTGGCGGATATTGAATTTGCCTTTCATCTAAAACGTCATCGGAAAAGTGAGTCGAATCAATGTTATTGTCGTTAGGGCAGAAACCCAAAGGAGAGATGTATTCTGCATTGGAAACTTGTTCACTGCCTATGGTGttggaacaaaatttcaaatcttaATTAAATGAACATAAAATATGTTAAGAATTGTTTACTTTCTATTTCAAGAACGGCTTCGCTTTGTGCTGACACCATATCAGAAGCATTTAAACTTTTATGATAGTCTTGGAGAAGCTTTGACGGAAATTCACTTTCAGGAAACTTAAATCGATCAACAGGAAACAAACCAGTGCTTAGAAACCCAGAAATAATGTTGTCTGCGCTCATGGCTTCTTTCCAAGTTTCTCCGATGAATTGAGAAAACAATTGCTTACTTAAACGCATACAGCCTTTACCCATTTGTGTCTTACCATAGgcaatcagttttttttccCAATGGGTTTTTATTGGGCCAAAGACGCATTTATCTAAAGGTTGCATTTTGTCTGTAAGGTGGCTTGGTAGGCGCATTAATACTATATTGTTTTGCAGAGCTATTTCAATGATTTTAACACTTATGTGACTACAATGTCCATCATATACAAGCAAAGCTGACTGATTTAGGGTGGATTCTTTTGAGCGAATTTCTTTTACAAACGGAATAAAACCGTTTGCAAACCAATTGAGAAATTGTGCTTCTTCCATCCAACCATTTTTTGAGGTTGCATACAACGTTCCAGGAAACCCATCTGTTGAAGTCCACCTGGCTTGTACAGCAGCACCTTTGAAAATTATCAATGGTGGCAATACTGAACCATCCGCAGACACGCATGCCAGCACAGTTGTGGATTCGCGTCCAGATCCTCCAGAAACTCTACTCAAAGCTTTGCCTTTTACGCCTATTGCACGAATACGACTAGGATCGTGGTGAAAGCCACTTTCGTCTGCGTTGAAAACAAACTGTGGTTTATCGGCTAATTGATGTTCTTCTATTACTTTCTGGAGTTTatcataaaaatcataaacTACAAAGGGATTCCTTGCATCCTTCCGAACCTTTTGTAAATGTTCgggtttttttaatgaaagttggGGATTGCGCTTCATAAACCCTAAGTACCAATCTTCCCCtggaacattgtttttaaaaggtgtttttaAACCGCTCGCTTTAATATATTCCCCGACTAATTCCcgcatttcttttttatcacaAGGAATGCCCATTTCTGAGCGTGTTATAAGACACCGAACTATTTCATCCTCAATTTCTTTAGGAATGGCAGGTGTTCTCCCAGATCCCATTATCATGACGGGTGTTTTTCGGCCTTTTATTCTGTTGAAAATAACAGTTTTTGGAATATGATAATATTCCTCAGCCTGCCGgaatgtcatttttttgttgacaacgTCAAAAACTGCCTTTTTAAGATCAGTAATGTCGTATTGGGCAGGTGATCTCTTTTTTTCATATGTGCGGGGCATTTCTTTACACTGTAtcgaataattaaaataaaatttcattataaaaccTGTTCTCATTTACCCCAAATTCATGTTTTCATTTACCCCCGACGTTAATTCTACTGGGGTAAATGAAAACACTTTAAATATGAGAACCTAACTACTTATTACGAGAAACTGTTTAAACAGATTACATTATTGCTATACACTacacttgaaaaaaatacaatattactcacctatttatttaaacacactataaaacaaaaaaaattaaagacttaATAAATTGACTTACACTTTTTTGAGACACATTGACTTTGAAACAGaaatttcaactaaaaacaGAAAGAAAGGAACCCGAGGTATAATGCACCGGTTGCacgaaaattcaaaatgtatggCTACTatgtttcttgaatttaaattataattttaacggCAGAAATAACTGCCGTTTCCATTTACCCCATGTTTCCGTTTACCCCAACCGACCCTAATTATAAAGAaaactcatttgacatttcattttatagctCACAATGATTTTTAGTAAGTCACAATGGAACTCGTGTCAAATTacgtgctgtcaaaaataatttgtttttggcagctggccaatcagatactagaaatttgcctaactttcaatcaatatgtcgtctgaacctacacattgtcatttatcaacaatcaccttagccgattccacccctgaatTTTGTCGACCATCGTTACTTCTTTCATCCAATCCCTTACGTACTTCCAAATCCTTTTAATATCGCCGAATGTATCTTCAATTTTAATCAACaaccaattcaattcaaagagATTTTGTAAAgataataattctttaaaattatatgatGAATGGTTTTTTATTATAcagaatttcatttcatttcattacgGCAACTCTCAACTAGTACATTTGATAAAAtccatttatttcttaattaaatctttaattgtaaataattaaaaaaaagaagaaaatatcccatgaaaataaaacaaacataaaaaaaataaagaaaaacgaaaatatatgtataagaaaagaaaagaaagaaaataagaaaaacaattttcacaattttatttatgttttctatAGTGCaatctttttcttatttattcaaATCTCGAACTTATAAATGTagttttaatgtttgtatttattattttgttgttgtttgaaatgtatgttaaatttgtttcctCTTATTGTTTCTCTATATAAATCACTtctatataatattataatattatgtataaactaaaattgtaataattaataaacagaaaaatgatttttcttcttttgcttttttaaaaattataatatcctaaaaattataaaaaaaaatacctaatataaaaattatttaacacaaattaaattgtaactaAATCAGgagaaaagtaaaaacaaaaaaatatttaataatcatgaaaataattcttatacatacaattttaaaaaaaagaaacattattttgttttttcctttgtttttttcattttattaatattattatttattttacaacaaaaatgcttcagttaatttattatgtattgttatatcatttatttttgtttgctttgttttttgttttgtggttaATTCTATGAatgaattaaatgatttttgttttgttttgttttttttttttttttgaatgaattgtATAATGAATTCCTATCTCATTACGATAttcactttttattaattaatgtatttataaatttgttttttttttgttttttgtttgtattttattatttatagctaagaaaactaaatattaataagagaattattattattttgttgttttttgttgttgttgatagcaaaacgtttattttttaaacagggACGTTCCGTTGtccgtttaaaatgttttgtttttgtgtataattttattaaatttaaactgtgGGTGTAAATGTAATGTGTTGGCTTTGTAGGATTCATTTTAAGAtcgttttgtttaattattttggattttttgggaattcaaaagcaaaaaaGCCACGAGCTATTTATTTCACAGATGAAGAGATGATGTTTCTAATTCACACAGGTTGcctctttttcatttgttttgtttgcttgcttgcttttcccttttaacttttttttgtttttaaatcgaaagtagttgtgttttatttgctAAGCGGggcgattttttgttttaaatctttaacTTGGGGAGTTAGaaagagtaaaataaaaatgcacaaTTCTGATCCTGATGTGTGGTGTGTGTAGTTTAAGAAACTCTCCTTCACGAAGCTAAAAGTGCGACGATCATGCTTgcacttaaaaaaattcttatatttaaatcatttttgtttatctttcagtagtatttttttttgtttttttcttctgttttgttttaaataaataccatttttgtttttgtttaaatgtgtgTATAAACCGGCGGTTGCGTTTAGACaatgtattatttattgtttctaCTGTCATTGACAACGACCGTGGGCCCTCCTCGAATTCTGATTGAGGGACGCCGCTCGGGCGTGTCGTAAGGCCTTGATGAATTTGTTGCAACGGCCATTGCGTCATCATTAGCACCTACAGCACCACTGCCAGTGCCACTTGCTCCTACCATCGGTGCATTATTACCACCACCGCCACCGGTGGTGCTAACTAAACCTACACCACCTCCAGAACTGGGCACCACAGCTGTATGACTGCTGACAATCTGTGGATTCTGTTTGTTGGCGGCATTCGCCTCACCAGTGCCGTCCTCTTGCTGCTGTTGAACTGCCGGATTGCGGGGCCCTCCGAATTTGAGGAGGTTCCAGTCGAAGACATAATCATAGGTGAAGCCGAGACGATGGAACAAATTGCGGAACAACTTACGCAAGTAGCAATAGTCTGGACGTTGTTCGAAATGCATTTGACGGCAGAAATTTAGATAGTTGACGAATTCACTTGGGAAACCCTTGCATAGGGACAATATCGTTGTGGAGAGTTTCTTCTCGGAAATGCGTTCATATTTTTGTCGTTTATTGGCAGCCTTTAGACCCTGCCAGGGTAGCGCACCCAAATTGAAATACATGAGAACATAGCCTAAGGATTCTAGATCGTCACGACGTGATTGTTCAATTCCTAAGTGGGTGTTAATGGAGGCGTAACGAGCGGTACCAgtgagatttttattttctcgatACGGTATATGTCGCAGGGTTCGTGTATCACGGAATTTTTTCGCTAAACCAAAGTCTATGATATATACTAAGTTACCCTTTTTGCCGAGGCCCATAAGGAAGTTATCTGGTTTGATGTCCCGGTGGATAAAGTCTCGTGAGTGTATGTAGTCGATACGTGATATCATTTGATCGGCCAACAAAAGTACGGTTTTGAGAGAGAAGCGTCTcgcacaaaaattaaatagatcCTCTAAAGATGGACCAAGCAGTTCCATTACCATGACGTTATAGTCGCCCTCAGAGCCACACCATATTATGCGCGGTATTCCAATACCGCCTTGCatcattttatagaatttactCTCAATGTGCAATTGGGGGTGTTTTGTTCGGATGCATTCTAATTTGATGGCGACTTCTTCGCCGGTATTGATTGTTGTGCCCAGGTAGATATCACCAAATGAACCAGAACCGATTTTTCGGCCTAATCTGTATTTGTTTCCAACACGTAActccattttattatttattattatttgtttgtagttttagaaatttgaatcaatctctttttgttttttaaaattgtttttgaattaattattgctatttttgttatgtatgttttcttcttcagttaagcaaaaaagtttgaattctAAAAATGAAATGGGAATTAAtatggtttatttttgtttttaaattttgtaatgcaAATGTTGAACTAACCTTATGTAGTATcagtgttttgttgttgttgttgtgtacagttttaaggtttaaaacaataaatgctGAATTGTTGCACTTGAGTTCCCCAGCGAtctgaaaatagtaaaatacgTTTTAATAAATACgttattatttatcaaaacgTTTGAATAAATTAGTACAactgattacaaaaatattaaatattatttcaaaataatagagATATCGATTCTCTACAAAAACAATCATTTGGTAAAATGACAACTGACAGAGACACTGTGATAGCATCAGAAAAAAACAGAAGGTGTTACAAAGGAGTTGTCgatgtacattgattttgaattcttgagcattgcaatgacaggaaaAGACATTCCACTTCTAaatacggctaaagaacgaatttctGTACTTCACATTAAGACTGAATTTAGACTAAGGGATAAACGATTGACCtgcttaaggggaggaatgtaaTTGGCTTTTTGCCTAGAGAATAGTCTGTTCAAATAATAGTAACAAAGGTTAAGACAataaactttacgacgatgtttaaGTGACGTAATTGAGGTAATGATGTTAATTTgactaattatttaaaaagctcttttttgaatactgtccaagaggcttaagttagTTACTGGATCACCAGCCACCTGATAACCAGTTTTTGGACATATATAGGCTTTCTAGATTGCTGCCAGATCAGTAGGTGGCGAAAATTTTTTCCATCTGAAAATCCAAACATCTTGCAGtaacaagaggtggttggtaacgcacataccgagaatatcgagtgTTCAGTTTCATTGAAGCAATTATTACTCATCTATTCTTGCTTCTCgtcgataccaaaagcacgaattttcgatttCGAGAGAcgttatcaaatgcctttgaaataagAAGTTTAGTAATATTACTTTCTCGAAAACGATGTTAACATTTGTTCCACTGTAcggtaagatgaaccatgagattaccATTTGACCGATACTTTCTCGAGATATTTCCTAAGCTGATCCatgttttcatgaccttggaaaaaaggggTCATAATTTAAAGATGacgatttgtctttttttgtaattggctgaacaaatgctgttttccaaaTATTCGGAatgagcccagaagaataggatacatttaaaagcttacgcaatggttttgcTAGAGTGGAAGAaaacctcttcaaaacaatagcgaGGAAACCATCCGGACCATCatcggatttatgaatgttgtgatcttttaggactctcgccacagtaagagtacgaaaaaagattggtcccatagaaacATTAATGCGTTTAAGCAATGCAAGAAAGTAAGCTTTCTCAATAGAGCTATTttaaggagtgtcattgacaacaagcgtttGGACTGAGAAacaggaagaattcctcatgctTTTTATGAATGAGTAACAATTCTTTCATTGGTAATGACAAAATTTGGTCCTTTAAATATGGGTTTTTCAGCACTTCCTGACttgcttaaaccttttttgattttcctcagttgggttggctttaaaacaccggaagctcccCGCTCGAATTATACCATGATTTATTCTTGTGTTTGATACTTTTatccctattcgggataaagtTTTTCATTTCCAGATGAATCAAACTAGTAAtcactaccgaggaagcatagtgaccagttaaagatcctgaaggaAATATTGAGATCGTACCAGATCTTTCTCTAACTGGACGAGAAATCATCAGATATgacactatggtccgatgtgcctagagacGTGAATTGACTGGTTGTGTATTTAGGGTCAGAAGTGGGAAACAAGTCAAAAGTATTTTCTGCGATAACGTCCGATATTTGAGTATGCTCATTGTAGTAAGATAGTTTAACTCAGAAAAAATCACAGCATACATTCTTTCGGGTGCTGTCTGGCTAGAAAGAAGAAGCCACGacaaattgtgaacattgaaatagACCGTAaagacgatttcagtgtgaggatacagaaATGCAGTTTTTGGGTCAACCAGTGCTTTCATTTTCTTTGTTATAAACTTCTTCAACGCGAAAAAAATCTTTGCTTCCGaaaagaagaattattttatGCTCATTTGTCACAGTTAAAAACCATTTGgctctttctaaaaaaaaaaactttttagagTCGAGGCGTTAACAAATGATCTGTAAAGCGTTGATAGCCCTTTATGTGTAAATGTTAATGATTTCTATGCTGCTGTTCAGAAACTGAACATTTAAAGAATTCCAAAAACAGACATAGAGATCATCGCACTTCTGAAGACCAATGTTCGGCGTCAGACTGGATTACTCTTCATCACCTACGATACAAGGACCCTGACTCATATGGTGTATGTCTGTCGGACAGTTGAAAAGTACCTCCTTGATCGCGAAGCCAGAGACCTGAAGCCAAGAACAGGGGCAATTTCACCACCGAGCCTAAGTGCAGTCTCCGAGCTGCTCGCTGAGAAAAACTAAAAGAGTTTTTACCGGTGGTAGATGCCTTTCATCACAAACGAAAGGACAAAGACACCCACAACTACACCTGCTGGAATTGTAAGGGTAAGGGTCATTCCTTCTTCGAATGCCCTGATTCTCAAAGGTCCCTCTTCTGTTTCAAATGTGGGTGGAACAATACCACCTCTCCACAGTGTCCTCCAATACCAGTTTGAAGACCCGGGGGAAGTGCTCTCTGGAGAAGAACCCGGAGTATCAATAAAAAACTCTTCAAACTCACCACTTACAACCAGCAACTTTACACCTGTTCCTCCAACCACGCCTTCTAACCAAGTTCCTGCACCCAAAATCTTATCCACACCAATACCTCTCCAATCACCAACACTCCTTCTGCAACAGACAACAAACCACCTGTCGTTCCCAAGAGGACACTCAGAATCCTGCATGAAGACTTCAACATTACATGGAAGTCCGGAACAGGGTTTtcggaaacaaaaacaatgttgtCTCGGAAAAGATTGCTAAGCTGAGGAGTAAGTTTCGGAAAAAGAAGAAATCCTTCAAAGCCATTGAAACCACCACGCTATGCAGTTCAGACGGTCCTCGTCCTTATGCTACGGTCCACATTTTTGGGAAACCCTTTTTAGGATTACTGCACGGCCAATAATTCTCGAAACTTACTTCCGAAGTGAAGACTGCGGACGGAAAACAATAAGCTAATGTGGACAGAATCAGCGTGGAGATCACTTACAAAGGGTTGACGAAAAAAATTCCCCTCTATTTGGTTCCGTCTTTGCAGCAAAACTTGTACCTGGGAATCGATTTCTTGAAAGAGTTTCAGATTGCACCTCAAGTGATCTGTGCACTTCCTAGCCTGGATGTGGCTGAGCCTAATGCTCAGTTCTAACCAAACAGCAGTCAAAAAAGTTGCAAGATGCCTGACTTGGCATTGACATGGATCAGGTAAATATGTATCCAATCCTCTGAACATTATCTttctctttagttttttttttagggttaAGGGTTTTAGTTGTATCAGTTCCCGTACTGCTTTCATAAGCAAACAAACGTAGGCAGCGCGCAGAAGACTTTTCTATGGGTTGTCATCTATTCTAAGAGACGCCTGAGAATCCGTTTTCTGCACGACTAGGTATACGCGGCTTATCCGAACATTTAAAATTAGTATGTATGCAAGCGACCGTGAAAACCCTAAGTTATAAAATGATAAACTGTCCAAAGACCATAAAGATTATAAATG
It encodes:
- the LOC129943166 gene encoding jerky protein homolog-like — translated: MRTGFIMKFYFNYSIQCKEMPRTYEKKRSPAQYDITDLKKAVFDVVNKKMTFRQAEEYYHIPKTVIFNRIKGRKTPVMIMGSGRTPAIPKEIEDEIVRCLITRSEMGIPCDKKEMRELVGEYIKASGLKTPFKNNVPGEDWYLGFMKRNPQLSLKKPEHLQKVRKDARNPFVVYDFYDKLQKVIEEHQLADKPQFVFNADESGFHHDPSRIRAIGVKGKALSRVSGGSGRESTTVLACVSADGSVLPPLIIFKGAAVQARWTSTDGFPGTLYATSKNGWMEEAQFLNWFANGFIPFVKEIRSKESTLNQSALLVYDGHCSHISVKIIEIALQNNIVLMRLPSHLTDKMQPLDKCVFGPIKTHWEKKLIAYGKTQMGKGCMRLSKQLFSQFIGETWKEAMSADNIISGFLSTGLFPVDRFKFPESEFPSKLLQDYHKSLNASDMVSAQSEAVLEIESKQFLTYFMFI
- the LOC129938940 gene encoding discs overgrown protein kinase, which translates into the protein MELRVGNKYRLGRKIGSGSFGDIYLGTTINTGEEVAIKLECIRTKHPQLHIESKFYKMMQGGIGIPRIIWCGSEGDYNVMVMELLGPSLEDLFNFCARRFSLKTVLLLADQMISRIDYIHSRDFIHRDIKPDNFLMGLGKKGNLVYIIDFGLAKKFRDTRTLRHIPYRENKNLTGTARYASINTHLGIEQSRRDDLESLGYVLMYFNLGALPWQGLKAANKRQKYERISEKKLSTTILSLCKGFPSEFVNYLNFCRQMHFEQRPDYCYLRKLFRNLFHRLGFTYDYVFDWNLLKFGGPRNPAVQQQQEDGTGEANAANKQNPQIVSSHTAVVPSSGGGVGLVSTTGGGGGNNAPMVGASGTGSGAVGANDDAMAVATNSSRPYDTPERRPSIRIRGGPTVVVNDSRNNK